In one Chroicocephalus ridibundus chromosome Z, bChrRid1.1, whole genome shotgun sequence genomic region, the following are encoded:
- the S1PR3 gene encoding sphingosine 1-phosphate receptor 3 — MMAAVTVPPDALVGPQLNEEMDSLIVLHYNYTGKFILREKATDNIDLPTIAFLILCSFIVLENLMVLIAIWKNNKFHNRMYFFIGNLALCDLLAGIVYKVNILMSGKKTLSLSSTIWFIREGSMFVALGASTFSLLAIAIERHLTMIKMRPYDANKKYRVFLLIGTCWLISISLGALPILGWNCISNLPDCSTILPLYSKKYVVFCISIFIAILVAIVILYARIYILVKSSSRNVTNHNNSERSMALLRTVVIVVSVFIACWSPLFLLFLIDVACRVKECSILYKANWFIALAVINSAMNPIIYTLASKEMRRAFFRLVCGCLVKSKVARSLPIQPTPDHSRSKSSSSNTQKPKEDFPQMNVPSCIAEKNESSFHNGNFCK; from the coding sequence ATGATGGCAGCAGTTACTGTGCCACCTGATGCTCTTGTTGGCCCTCAATTAAATGAAGAGATGGACTCTCTGATCGTACTGCATTATAATTACACAGGAAAGTTTATTTTAAGGGAAAAGGCAACTGATAATATAGATCTTCCCACTATTGCATTTCTGATCCTATGTAGTTTCATAGTCCTGGAAAACCTGATGGTGTTGATTGCCATATGGAAAAACAATAAATTTCACAATCGCATGTACTTTTTTATTGGCAATCTAGCTCTCTGCGATCTTTTAGCTGGGATTGTTTACAAAGTAAACATTCTTATGTCTGGGAAGAAAACACTGAGTCTGTCCTCTACAATCTGGTTCATTAGGGAAGGCAGCATGTTTGTGGCCCTGGGAGCCTCCACTTTCAGCTTACTAGCAATAGCTATTGAGCGGCATTTGACCATGATTAAAATGAGGCCTTAcgatgcaaataaaaaatacagagtgTTCCTTCTCATTGGTACCTGCTGGCTTATTTCAATTTCCTTGGGTGCCTTACCCATCCTTGGCTGGAACTGTATAAGCAACTTACCCGATTGCTCAACAATTTTGCCACTGTACTCTAAGAAGTATGTTGTGTTCTGCATTAGTATCTTCATAGCCATTTTGGTTGCCATTGTCATCCTTTATGCCCGTATCTACATCCTGGTAAAGTCCAGCAGTCGTAATGTCACTAACCACAATAACTCGGAGCGGTCCATGGCACTCCTTAGGACTGTCGTGATCGTTGTTAGTGTCTTCATTGCCTGTTGGTCTCCGCTGTTCCTTCTGTTCCTCATTGATGTGGCCTGCAGAGTCAAGGAGTGCTCTATCTTGTACAAAGCCAACTGGTTTATTGCTCTGGCAGTCATCAATTCTGCAATGAACCCCATCATCTACACTCTGGCCAGTAAGGAAATGCGTCGGGCATTCTTTCGCCTTGTTTGTGGCTGCCTGGTGAAATCCAAGGTGGCCAGATCTTTGCCCATTCAGCCCACACCAGATCACAGTCGAAGTAAATCCAGCAGCAGCAATACCCAGAAGCCAAAAGAGGATTTCCCACAGATGAATGTTCCCTCATGTATCGCTGAGAAAAATGAATCTTCATTTCACAATGGAAACTTCTGTAAATAA